The genomic stretch GTCCTTGATTCGAATTCTTCTTTTTCCTTTTTTTTCGAACGCAAAAGTCAGCGCTAAAATAGGGGGCGCAAAAACTGTATTTTTCTCTTTTTTAACGTTTATTCTAATCACGGATATTGCTATTCTGTTTTTGCCAAAGATATGCGAAAGCTGCACTCTTGAAAAAGTGTGTAAAAGGCTAAATAAAAAATTGTTGATTCTTATACGTGGGAAATAGAAAAAGCGCCCAGATTTAACGCCGATCTGTGATGTGCATAGGGCATGTCAAAACAGTATAAGAAAAGACGCAAGGAGAAAAGTAACATTAAAAACTGACAACAGGCTTGAAAAAGTCTAACTATAAAGGGCATTTAATGAAGTGGCTTTGTTTAGTTTTAGTTGCCACGGCTAAAGCAGCGTTGCTTGATGCGCAGGAAGCGATCACATCCACCCCTTGGATATCAGACAGTGAAGAAGGATTCTTTTCTTGTCACCGCTACGAAGAGACTTCAAGTGATAGTTTAGGGCAAGGATTTCCAGATAGTTCTGAGATGACTTCTTTAAGCATCACTGCCAATATTTTGTTAGGAATTGCCCTTGTCTACAATTTTTTATCACGTAAAGTGCTTGCTTTGCCTGATAATTGGCAAAAAGAGCAGGCGACAGAGCAAACCGTCGTTTTAACGCATTCAAAAAATCCCCTCAAGTACCTCTCTCATTATATTAAGACCATCCGACGTGTTTTTGGAATTTGGATTATCCCTCTTATCGCTTCTATTACCTTTCTCTACGATTGGAAAGCAGCTATCAATTTTCTCAATACACGCAATTACACAGAAGCTCTGTTTATTTCGGTTATCATGACCATCGCATCTTCACATCCCATTATGAACCTCGCAGAATCTTTTATTCGGAAAGTCGCTTCTCTCGGGAAAGAATCTCCAGGAGCCTGGTGGGTCTCTCTACTAACGATAGGGCCCATTTTGGGAGCAGTTATCACGGAAGCTGGCGCAATGATTGTGACCTGCTTGTTACTTGCTAAACAATTTTATACACGCCCTGTTAGCCAGAAACTCGCTTATGCCACTCTCGGTTTATTGTTCACACATATTTCTCTGGGAGCGATCATGACAAATTTTTGCACCCCGGTTGACTGGATGCATGCTGAACAGTTAGGTGAAGAAGAAATTCTCACACTTGTTATGTTTAGTTGGAAATCCCTTTTAGCCATTTTTACATCCACCATATGTTATTACCTGTACTTTCGAGATGAATTTGCCGAGTTAGCAAAAAAAGAGCAGCATCGAGTTTCTGAAATTAAAAATTCTGTCCCATGGTGGGTGACAGCAACACATGCCATCGCCTCATTGGAACCATTCTTTGTCTCTATCATCCGACTATCTTTATCTGCATTACATGCTTATTTCTTGTTTTTCATGAAATTACCCACCCCTATCAGACTCGCTTGAAATTGCGCCCTCCCATGTTGGTAGGTTTTTTCTTCTCAGGACTCGTCATTCATGGTGGATTACAAGAATGGTGGATTACCCCCCTACTTGAAAGAGTCGATGCTTTGATGCTGACTGGCGCATCTTATATGTTTGGATCTTTCATTGATGGAGCCACATTAACCTATTTGGCAACCTTGCTCCCGTCCTTAAATGACGCGACAAAATATTCTGTGATTGTTGGAACTCTGGCGGCGGGAGGATTAACTGTCATTGGCCATCCACTGAATTCAGAAAAAGATACCCCACAAAATTCTCACTTTTCCGAAGGGATTTCTCCCAAAAAGCTTTTCTGCGCAGCTTTATTTCCCATGTTCGTGACAGCATCTATCTTCTTTATATTTAGAGTGTAACAAAGCTAGCATTTCCTCAGGCATTTTAAGCCTGAGGAAACTCGCACCTCGTTATCTAAAAATGTGCTGCAAATTAAATGAAAGGCCTGGTCTATAAACAGGAGCCTGTGGGTACACATAGACTTCTTCATAGTATGCATGTGGAAGAACAGCGCTTCCAATGGAGGAAGGATTGACCGGAGATACTTGCACCGGCAAAGGTCGCACTGGCAATACACGAATAGGACGAGCCGCAACAACTCGTCTTTCAACCAACACGGGTTCTGGCTTTGGAGCGACAAAAAGACTTCCTAAATTAATTTGAAGAGAAGTTGATGTCCGGCCTCTCGCCTCGAGCTGGGTAGAACCAATCGCTAAAAGAGTTAAACAAATAGCTAAATATTTTATTATTTTCATGATATCGCACCTACAATATGTAAATTCAAATGGCTGTATGAAAAACTTCCATGCAGCCAAGTGAAATAAATTGTATGCGAAAACACTTATTTTTTAAAGCAATAAATCGTTTAAATTAAGTGAATTAAAGAGTTGAAGAAATTTCATAAATCATAAAGACATTTGCCACAATTTCGACATTTCCCGCTTCTATGGGTGTACTGTCTCCTGCAAAGCTTTTAGTGGATAGTATGTTGTAACGCGGTGTTGGAAAACTTTCACCAGCCGACCCAGAATTCAACTCCAATACACGCACAAGTTTTACACCAGTCGCCTGAGCCAATGTTTGCGCATCCGCCATCGCATTTGCTGCTGCTGTTTGAAGCGCTTCCGCACGGTAAGCACGAACATCCTTCACTGTAAATTGAATGGAATCAATTGAATTGACACCTGCACGATTAGCCGCAGCGATTAAATCCCCCGCTAGCTTCAGTTTTTCTGTCGAGACAGATAAGCTATTTATCACTTCATACCCTTTAATAGTCTGATCAGAATATCTAGGATGAATGTTAAATTGCCCTGTCTTGTATTCATCTTGGGTTAAGCCTACACCCTTTAAAGCTTCAATGACTTTTTGCATTTTTACATTGTTATCTGAAACAGCTTTTTCTGAATTCGCATCCTGCGTCACAACACTGATGCGTACCATCATTTTTTCGGCAGGTTTATGCAGGCGAGCTTCTCCATTAACCATAAGCTTGGCAGGCTCATTTTCTTTGGATATTCCCGTTTGAGCCATTCCAAATGTCAAAAACGCAGCAATAGCATAATTTAAGAATCTCATGATTTTCTCCATGTTTTCTTGGTTTTGTCTCTTTATTGTTTATTAAAAAGTTATTCAAATAACACTTTTTAAACAATTTAGAGATTATTCTGCTATTGTCAGTATACATTCGACTAAGAATTAGAGACAAACCCTAAACGCATTTCTCAATCTATTTAAAATTTCTTTACTTGACCATTTAAAAGATTTATAGTGGAGCACTTTCATGGAGATGAATCTATGCGCGGGTTACTTCATCATTTCATATCTTTTCTCTGTCTATGTTCATTAAGTGGCTGTGGAATTAAGTCAGCGTCCCCCTATGAACCAATGATAGAAAGCATCGAATCACCACCGCAACGCCCCAATCTTTTATTTGCAGAAGAAATGGAAAAAGGGGCTTA from Parachlamydia acanthamoebae encodes the following:
- a CDS encoding SIMPL domain-containing protein codes for the protein MRFLNYAIAAFLTFGMAQTGISKENEPAKLMVNGEARLHKPAEKMMVRISVVTQDANSEKAVSDNNVKMQKVIEALKGVGLTQDEYKTGQFNIHPRYSDQTIKGYEVINSLSVSTEKLKLAGDLIAAANRAGVNSIDSIQFTVKDVRAYRAEALQTAAANAMADAQTLAQATGVKLVRVLELNSGSAGESFPTPRYNILSTKSFAGDSTPIEAGNVEIVANVFMIYEISSTL